In Rhinolophus sinicus isolate RSC01 linkage group LG01, ASM3656204v1, whole genome shotgun sequence, the genomic stretch CAGAATTATGACTGTTTCTCTGACACTAAATCACATGGTCTGCTTCACACACTATTAAGTCAGGCCCTGTATCTAGGACCTCTTACTAATACGAGTACActgaaaactgatttttaaaagtactttaaaattttatttttgttttcttgatttaaaaattgacaGGAAATGCTTCTATCTTTCAACCACCATAAGATAGCGATTAAATGGAATTGATGTTGGAGGTGAATCGCTTACTTAAGTTCATGATAATTTTGTTGTTGAGAGTAGGCTTTGTATTTTGATATCCCTGATACTTTATTTATCCCTTACGTTGGACAAGGAGAAATAAAGCACAGAAATTAGgcaatttaatataataaaataactcaTCTGTAAAGGAATCTGGGTTTTTCATGAGTAATGTTTATTGAACTCCCTTGATGAAGAAGGCACTGTGTTAACTTGAAATACAAAATACGAGATACAATCCTTGTCCCTCCGGAGTATAAATTGTATTTGTTAAGATAAAACATTCCAGACAATGTTGTTATCCTGCTCTGAAAGAGTTTTTAATCTACTGTTCAGttaatttagataaaatattttgatttactAGAATTCTGATCCTTTTGTATGAAAGAATAAGTGTTCCGCTAGAAACTATTTGAAGATGATACGAGGGCTTCAGATAGTTCTTTCGGGAACGAAAGTAAGATACCCATAAGAGGTCAGCTACTTAGAAAACAACAGTGTACTTTAGAGTGGTAGTCCTAATACATCTATTTTAACATAGCACCTTGGtggcagtattttattttaattggggaaaaggTGACTGATACCCAACTGTAAAATACAGTTAAATACTTAACTGTATTTAACAGTTAAAAGAAATAGCAATGTGAGAATCAAGGCTTAGTACAATAGGTTTAGACTAGGTTTCTATCCTTAACTTGAGAATAAAATGAGCACCCTTAAAATGCAACTGACGAGATAAATTAATCCTTTTAATGTAAGTGAAAAATGGCACAATTTTGTTGACATTTATAGTGGACACTGGCATCCTATCCAGATAGTATTGGCTCCCcagctttacacacacacacacacacacacacacacacacctctgaagCACTCATTTCCCAGCCTTCTGGGAATGGTGGCTGATGGCTGAGTCCCTCTCCAGGTATTGTCTTCGCCCTAAGTTTATACCCCTTGGAGCCACTAAAAAACCTACACAGGGATGTAAAATCCCGCTCCCTTGCCTTAATAATGCAGGGCCATCCCATCTCTGAATTAGCTGAGGATTTCCTGACTGCATTCCAGCCCAAATTCTCCTTCTTTCCCAGACCTGCTATTTTTACTCCTTCAGAGATGTTGATTTTGAAAGTAGTCCCATTTAAACTTTCTGTACCCTAACCTCCATTTCTGAGTCCGTTTCCTCGGGGAACCTGATCTGTGACAACATTTTAAACtcaaagccaaaaaaaagaaaaaagaaagaaatcacttgaTTTTCACTTGGACAACCAAACAATTCCTGCTAaatttttcttgcctttattttcttctattaggacaagaaaaaaaaaataccttcaactTTTTCTGGCAGCAGTATTcttagttaatattttatgaaaatgtaaaacaacccAATGACTGCTGGCTTCATGTGGTAGAGAATCCAGGTATCTTGAAGCtctccacccctaccccacccccaaaccattTTAATACCTATCTCCAAAGTTAGGGATTTTAAAGTAAAGGAGCTGAATtccaattaatatatttatttctaataacaTGCCTACATGGCATTGGCCTTTCATTACAGTGTTGATGATGACATAGCAGggcttttattttacttgttttaaaagaCCTTCCATATTCATGGTATTTTATAGATTTGGTAAGCTATGGGTATTTCTATTTCATGTGCATTTATCACAATTCGGTTGAAATGGTACGTCACTGAATGCTCAAAACTTTTAATTCACCTTTATTAAAGTAAATccactatttaaaatatagtgcAGAAAATTATGCAGTATTTCCACATCCAAGATAGTCATTAAAAGGttaagagggaggaggaggtctTGTTTCTAATGTTTTACAAAGCAAATTATCTCTAGTATCAAATGCCATACTGAGATTACAATATTCTTGTGGTCTAAATTTGTTTAAGCTGTTACATCGTTAAAAACAAGAAATGGGGGGAGGGTGTTGGCGTGTGTGACTTCCTTCATCAAGTCCATCCAAGATAATGATGAAACAGTGTAGCCATCGTCTAACCCAAAGATCAATGCCTTCTAAATGAAATGTATcgttttcattcaacaaatatttggttaTGATGTTAGATACTGGGGAGGCCACaatgaaagaggaagaagcaTTCCTGGTCCTCAAGCAGCTTACAATCAGGGGAATTCAAATAAGCAATTACAAGTACAATATGGGAGGGGCTTATACTTGGGGCGCTAACCTCTCATAGAGGAGtgagatttaaaatttattttaattgttatccTATGCATTATAAGGATTATAAGGAGGCAGGGAAAGcctaagaaagaaatataaaaatatttgagaaaggggaaaactgaagggaaaaactGCAGCTTTTGATTTGAAGAAGATAACCTATTCATAGCACAAGATTTTAGGTGCTTTCagaaagtaaaactttatttttacttattcctttgtttatatatgtaaatctGAAATTAAGCCAAAAAACATGGTATGAGACCTTAGCAAACTCACATCCTAATCTCAAAACAACCAAAAGCATTTAAGACCTAATTGGGCAGACAAAAGATTTCAAGAGCATTAACAGCTCAGGGAATGTAGGTTAAACCTGTTGTTTTATCttcagaaaatcaggaaaatgggCTAAATGTATATCTCagaatgtgtttaaaataatttgcatgatttagcctctaaaacaaaacaagctcACTGCTTTGAAGATGTCTTCATCGTATCATCAGTGAAAACTGATTATCAAGAGGGAGCAAATGGGATACAGAAAAAACATAAACTGAAATCTCACACTTTCCTTTAATGTCAATTGAGTTTCAGCGTGAGTAAAATATGACTAAAAAGTCACAGTAATGGGACAATGTGCTGCTCTGTTTAAAACTGCACGTGTCATTTGTCCCTTGAGAACCTTTGGTTAGACTCTTGTACCATAAGCCATTTCATTAAATGTGGTTAGATTCCCAGTCTGAAGCCCTGCCACCCTTAATGTCGACATTCTTACTAATTCCAGCCAACTATAAGCCCTCCCTCTGGTTTCCCTTCTGTGCCTTGTAAATATGTACATCTTTTTCAGGATCATAGTGAACCTTACTCACAGTAAATTGCCTCTCCAGCATTGCTAAGAAGTTGTTATCCCGTTCATAGCGAATTCGGCAAGCTAAAAGAACCACGGACCGGTTGCTACAGAGGTGTTCCAAAGTTTGAAGAAGATCTGTGAATGTTTCTTCTAAATATATGATATCAGCTCCAAGTATCAGGTCAAATTCTCCAGGAGAAAAACTCCCCATATTTTGTCCCCAAGTCAGTTCCTTAACAACAGCTTTGGGTTGGATATGGAGAGGTAAGTTGGCTTGAACATTTGATTTAAGAAATTCTAATGCTACTTTTCGATCCGTGATAGTCACATGAGCACCTAGAATGTGGGACAGAGAGAAAGTAATGTGCACATCAGTACAACAAATAGGTAGCGGGGTCGAGTTAAATGGCAGGGTGAGTGTCTCTAAATATTCCTGAGAGGCAGAAGGTCACGCCCTTCATGGAGGGCTGCCGTACCTTAGAACAATGACCAGTAGCTCTTTCTGCATGGCCTGCTGGTAAAGTGAACCTTTGATTTGCCTCTGTGACATACCTGCTGTTTGCTGAAGTTGTACCTATAAAATGCAAGGTCCCAAGGGACAACAAGCTGAGGCTCTGAATCCCACAGGCAGAGCTGGCCCACTGCCCACGGAGGTCTCCCACTATATTTCATTCATTAGGTCAGTCTTATAGCCCGTACGCCTCAGGGTCAGTGGAATCCAAGAACGGAAAATCTGAGTGTGAATGACTATGAAGATGAGAAGACACCAAAAACAGGGAAAGCTTTCTTTCTGGGCTTAAAGCTTTAAAAGGAATCGAGGAAGAGATTAATTGGCTACTAAGACATCCTAGTCCACTTCTCTTTATCCTGTGAGGAAGCAGCGGACCTATATGTATTTAAGtgatatatataattattaaaaaatggtAAACATAGAAATTACTAGATTGTATTAAAGTACTATAGGTTAAAATGTGAGATCATGTTCTCTAAATGCTGTGTTGTGTATGTATACACTGTACATAGTGTATAAAATTAAGGAGGCAGTATTTTATTAATCTGTTTCTTGTGAGTTGTTTACCATGAACTAAAAGATCtgatttttttaaccaatatGTGGGAGAGGCTGAACTGGTAGTTACTCTTAACTTACCCAGATGAGGGTCAGCCCTGAAATACCTCATCTACATTGTAGTAACAACATAATATGTGTAATCCTGTTTAACTTGGCCCTGtaaattctgaaatttaaaattatgtttccttctttcgtaaaattatttctcatttgcATCCTCCTTCACTTTGTCATCTTCGTGGGTAATCCCCCTTGGGATTCCAGATCAGCGACAGGAAGCAACCATTTCAATGGCAGCTTATTCTGCAATGTTTCTTATCTTGACCCGTAACATTAGGTTAGGACTGTATGTAATTCAGTTTGACGTTGACAGTCCTGAGTGTGACACTGTGACAATGTTCAAGTTGTTAAGATTCTACACGCATGGACCTACCACTTGACCATTCATCGCTAGACAGCGTGCTGCCTGAGCAGCGTGAGCAGAAGTCAGTGGTACTTTCATCTCCCCTGATAACAGAAATCACAGACAGCCTTTATCTCTGGATTTCTCAGAGCTTAGACTTAGAGCTTTATCTCTGGATTTCTTAACAGTCTACAGAACACTCTTCTGGCAATACCGGAGTGATCAAGTCTTTTGCGTATCATCTCGGTGTTCATCTTAATAGCTCTCCGATGTGGACCTCCTCTGATGCCCGTCTCAGCAATTTCTGAGCCTACTCCTAACCTGCGGGGGTTGGAGGAGTCATAACAGGATCGTGATGTCAGCTGACCATCCTCTGTAACATCCATCAATTCTACAACTATTCAAGTGGCTACCATCAGCCATGGGACAAagccctgccctcagagagcttacATTCAAGGGAGGCGTCAGACAATAGGAggtttttaaagagtaaaacatCCAGTGTGATACTGTGAAAATgttcaaggaaaaggaaaactagcAATCTAAGGAAAGAGACACGTGAAATGTCAGAAGCGAGGAGGGCGTGGGAATTTAGACTGCGTGGAAGGACTGGTTTCCTCAGGTAAAGGCCTGAAGGAAGCGAGGGGAATAACTGAGCACCTATCACAGGGAAGACTATTCCTGGCAGGcggaagagcaagtgcaaaggcccagagagggcagcgAGAGTGGCTGGAACCAGTGAATGAGGAATAAAGTAGGCGATGAGGTCAGAGAAGCAACAGGAAGGGAGTCAGATCCCCCAGGGTTCATAGATCTTGTTTTGTGAAGGCTTTGGCTTTTTCTGAGTGAGGTGGGACGCCAGTGGAGATTGCTGAGCAGAAGTGCTAATGATCTGACTTCGGTTTTAACAGAATTCCTAGCAGTGGGGCAAGGCCAGATGCAAGGAGACAGGTGAGGAGGCCACAGTGACCCAGGCGAGGGAGGCTGGTTGCTGGCACCTTGCTGTGACCACCTCCAGACACCCTCCACAAGCCACCTCCCAAACACAGCCCACCCACAAGTAACCACTCCCTCACTAGTCACTGAGTTGGATTCCCCAAATGTCCATCCCTGTGGTGTTTTGGGGTTTCGTCtgtttggagggagggaggggtacAAAGGAtgtctttagtttcttttaatctATCAGTTTCCTTACTTTCTTTCTCCTTGCAATTTTGGGAAGAAACAGATCATTTGTCTCGTagtttcccacagtctggattttgctgattgtacCATTTTTATAGTTTAGCATGTTCCTCTGTCCTTTGTGTCTCCTACAAATGTTTTtgatttggatttaattttttttaacaagactATTTCAGAGGTGGGGGGGGTGTTTTTCTGTAAGAGATATGTAATATGTGGTAGGCTCTATTTTTGTGAGATGAGCAACCACGGACACTCAATGTCCAGATCCTTAATTCATTAAAttccttttgcatttatttgttgagAAACTTCTATAAGGGAAAGCTTTTTTCAATTACTATTCGGTTACTCATTGTGTATAGGAATTGTTTTAACAGAAAAGGCAGGATAAATTTtgctcctctctccccttctgtaagccagatttcaaaataaagagtttgTTTCTAAGCCTCCCCCAAAGacaactaattattttttttgttgttgtataatGAACTCATGGATTAAACGTATTTGATGTATTACTGACGTTCAGATTGTCCTATCTTTTGCCAGTGGACTTTTGACACAACTCCACGTCATCCTTGACAGCTTCCTTGCTATCTGGTATGACAAGATATTCCAGGGTTGTCTTATGCATTTCCTGCCACACACCTAGGAACAGCCACTtaagaagttaaaataattttttcgtTCAGTGGGAGAAACAACAGCAGGCTTATCTGGTGCTGGGAAGGATCAGGTGGGATGGGGAGGAAATGATACAGGAGAGAGAACCACTGGAGCAAAGGCAGAGATGACGGATCCAGCtgcaggtgggggcagaggcagcgggggtgggggcggttaCAGCACTTCTCTTCTGATTGTTTCGGTCTTCTCAGTGAAACAAGAAGAAATGTCATCAGCTAAGAGTGAGAATGGAGGCAGGAAGGCTGGAGGTTTGCAGAGGAAGCAGTGAGGCTGCTCAGCAACATGAAGAGCCCCTTCGAGATTCCTGATCGTGAATTTAAAATGAGCCCCAGCAGCGTGTTTCCTCCAGCCACACAGTCAGCTGCACAGGTACAGGCCTGGAACAGGTGGAGAGTTGTACCTCACCTTGTCTTTAGCCTCGTGAAGCAGCAGCAAGGAAGGATGTGAAGATGGTAATAAAGATGATGCTGAAATGACTGCCTGGGATTTatgctggggaaggagggaagtgagGCAATACAGAGTTCATAAAGATGAATGGGCACTGACCCAACACAACCATGTAGCCCAATGTTATGTACAAACAGGTGCTGGAGCCCTGGCAGCAGCTGAGGTGTGCGGGCCAGATACGGCTGCTGCAGAGAGACGCTGCCTGCCGCCATCAGCCGGGGCCACAGCACACCGCTAGGAGGGCAGCCGCTATGGCGCCGGACATTCTGGGCGAAGCAGGCCTGCACTGTGATGAGCTGAACAAGCGAGGTGTTGGACCCAGAGGTTACCCAGCAGACCGCAGCGCTGCAGGAGGAGGGCAAGGTCCCTGTGGACAGAACTGGCCAGTTTCAGAAAATAGTTGGTGGTTTACTGGAGCTTGTTGACCAACTtacaaaagaagcagaaaatgagaagatgaaGGCCAATCGTTGCTCAAATCAGAACTTGCTCAAATCTACAGCAAAGCAGAAAGCAGCCCAGCAGCTGCACCTCCAAGCACTagtagcagaaaagaaaatgcagctcGAAAGGTGTCAGGATGAACATGAAGCTCTGTGTGAAGTAGCAGCAGAACAAAAGGAACTTACTGACCactttagttttcaaaaatgaacTGAAAGTTTCATCTTATAGCAGGagtgagggaagaaagaaaaacctctGGGCCATTCCAGTGAGTTTGACTGATGACCCAAGTATGTTATGTGGGATGGTGTGTAAGCAATGCAGCATCTTTGCAGGCAATGAACCAGATCAGGTGGGCGTTTCAGATGTCACTGCACATTTGCTCAGGTGACCACAGTGGCCCAGGTCTCACCTCCTGCATTCAGAAGTCTAAACTGAGCAGTTTGTGAACTtggatctttttttgtttgtttttgtaaattcacaaagttttggaagaaaaagcaatacattatttttttttaaaaaaaggataccACAGCCTGCTGTCACTCACTTGGTAATGGAAAAAGTGTGTGCAAACATTTGTCCTCACTTTTGGTTTTTAGTTTTGTAAACAGTAACTTAATTTGTTAAACATTTGAGCACATATGTGCTAGAAATACAAAGACGAGCAAGATAAACCTTGCCCTCGGAGTCTCATGATAACATAGTTGTAATGCGACGTGTGAAGTAAAAATGAGGAACATGAGTGTGCCCAGGAAACTGTGAGGTTACAAAGGAGAAATTCTTTGAGAGGAGCAGAGGTCAAAGACGTCAAAATAAGGGAAATCTGAGcttccactttacagatgtaGCATCAACCAGGAGACAGGCGTAAAGAACGGCGTTCAAGGCAGAAGGGACAGGCCAGAAAGGGACAGGCCCTGGAGCTTCCAACAGTGCAATAGCTATGAAAACCAAAGAGGCTGAAGGGTCAGGCAAAACAAGATTGCAGAGCCTTCCTAAGAAGCCTGGGATTTCGTCTTTAGGAAGGGGCGGGGAAGGAACGGGGCACAGGGATGTTTAAGTATGGGTAACCCATCACTTCTGCATTTCAGATGAGCCAATCCGACAGTTAGTGGGTGTTCCCTGAATTCAGGATGAAAAGCCTCGggttacaaaaaatgaaaatacttgacatgaataatgagaatctttagtgggtttttttcccctctctttaaAAGAGTGCTTTTAggactatttttataatagttcCATGACTTTTATAAcagaatcatttctttttatgattttctaGTGTGCTCCTCTCTTACTCCAGAACTATTTATCTCCTGTGTGGCAGGTGCTGTACTAGGGCCCAGGACACACAGAATGAAGCACAGTCCCTTTGCTCAGGAACCAGGAGAGACAGACACGGGAAACACCTGCTGATAATGAACTGTGACCATGCTGGAACAGAAGTGGGGAGTATACCACACGCTGTGGGGAAAAGACGTAAGGCAGCAATTAATTTTGCTTTGGGGCAGGAAAGAACTCAAACAGGTAACGTGAAGTGGGGCCGGGAAGCACACATCTCCCTCTGGTGGGAACACTGTCTGCTGTTCTAGGCCCTCCCAGAACTACCTGGGGCCTTTTGTGACAATGGCTAACCAGCCTCTGGCTCCATGCTACTCTTCGAAGAACCTTATCTTGACGTTTGCAACCCCACAGAACCAGATTTCTAGAGCAGAAACAGAAATACTCAGAGAGGCAATCAACATTCACTGAGCCTTTACTTTGAGCCAGTCAATGAGCCAGCAGATTTCGACACagatctcatttgatcctccgTGTGGAATGAATACAATTATTTCCTCAACTTATagggaaactgaagttcagaagttaagcaacttgcccgaggccacacagctagtaggaGTTAAAGGAGGTGTGAAAACCAAGTACAACTCTAAACCTATGCACTTTACCACATGAACCTGTTGCTATTCCAGCCAAAGAAGTTGTGCATGAAGCCCTAGTTCTcaggaggaaacaaaagaaacctcatccccccccaccccagcccagttAACCCCTCTCAGAAGCAGAAGGAAGTTAGTGTCGTGGAAAGAAAACAACGTGGGCTGTTGTGTCTGACAAGGCTGGTTTGAGTCTTAAGCTCCCGATGATTGGGACTTCAGAGAGTGGCTCAATCGCCCggatttgaaaaatggaaaagaaaaagaataccgAGCACACATGGGGACGCAATCAGGCCAACCCGAGGGGAACAAACGGCAGTGCAGCAGCAAAGGCCTTGCCAGTGACCAAGTGCTGTGGCTGTAGACGGACAGAAACCAAAATCAGTTTATATATCCTTTTATCCACCACCCCTGCCCATGTTCCCCATCAAATTTTGGAAGGCCAATCTACACAGAGAAAGGAATACTGGAAAAGAAATTAGTTAGGGAAAGGGCAGAAATAAGTTAGGTGCTGGCATCATCATCACTTGGGCCTTGTAGAAATGCAGGCTCtcaggccctgcccacacctttggAATCAGACACTGCATTTTACTAAGAGCCCTAAGTGACAGTCCTGAAGTGGTGAATATTATCTGTGGAATCTTAGAAGCTGATCTGGCCTGTCATTGGCTAGTTCAAACTGTGTGAGCTGGAAATTGTACAAAGGAGTCAACAACcaataatcaaataataatgAGGCTTAAAAAATATGCTAGGCCAAAATAATGTCTCTataccaaacaaaaaaaatgacaaatcttGATATTAATCAACTTATAACTATATActgttaaaacaattttttaacatGTCAGTACCAACTGTAGCAGGGCTGACCCTTCCTAGAAGAGAAAAACCAGCAGTTTCCTTAGCAATGAAGGAAAGAGACTGTCTGCTCtatctacctcacagagttaAATGCGCAGAAAGGAcctaaactatataaaaaaattatgtatgtgaaTAAGATAATTTTCTTTGAACTGAAAAGTAGCCTTCAGATCATATTATCTGCACCATAAAATTGAAAGGGGCAAAGCAATCTCCCATGAGAAGTATAAGGAACAGgataagaaagagagaagaaattagCCTTACTAGATAGAGTTAGCCCATACCTCATAATAACtacaggggaaagaaaaacaatccagTAACAGGTTTGACATCAAGAAAACAGCAAATGTACCTCTCGATGAGTCCCACTCAcaaaggagtgaatgaatgtgtCACACTCACCCAGCAGGGCCGCCACTAtgcccaccagccctgtgccagCACCCAGCTCCACGGCAGAGCGGCCCCTGAGCTCCACAGCTCCCATCTCCAAGTATGTGCAAAGAACGACAGCCTGAGTCAAAACACAGTGTAATTACGATTAAGGTGCTTTAGGAGCTGAAGGGGTTTAAGCTGGTAGGAAGTCATCACACAACCCTTTCCCATTTTGAATCAAGGTTCAATTCCCAGTTTAACAACACTCACAGAAACTCAGTTGTTGCTGGGAGGTAATGTTCTAAAGCAAGCACAGACACGGCATCCCAGCATCCCACAGAACAGCTGCCCCAGGCCACACCAATGCCCTGACGGGAACAGCAGTGGCCAGTGACACTGCCCGCATGAGACAGGGTCCTGCTGAATCTGCGAAGTTTAGTTTCTTACTGTCACAGCACCACTCCACTCGAGGCTTACAAAACTCCTCTGGCAGAACTGACATAAACAGTCTTGGATATTGCTTATGGGAATGTCCAGTTCCTGAACCAAGCTCACGTCAGCAGGGCCGCAACTTCCCCCGAGGGAACAAGCAGAGCAACACCCGAGGCTCCTGGAGCTGTGTTCCTCCCTCCTGCATCGCTGACAGTCACCACCCCACAGGGGCCTCACCATATATTGTCCGGCATCAGAAGGTAAGTTTTAGCCAATGTTTGGGATATGTGTGAGTTAGCATTTGCACACAATTCTATACAAGCATTGTATACTGTTAACATAacttttaaatacagttttccatGGCCACATACTATTAGTATAACTAGCAATTCCTCTTCTTGGTGGACATTTTGGAGGCTCACCCATTGCTCACCATTATGCGTCTTTATTTCTTGGTCTGGGAATCCTTTTCATGTGGTATTACTAGAAGTGATGTTACTGGGTTagaatatattgatttttattcctaaatgttTCTCTTAACTTCTAAGACAATGCAGACTATAAAATTGTATCTACACCAAGCATTTTCCCAACGTtaaatgagctgccactgaatcCCAGTTTGGTACTAGATTCTGACAGCAAGTCACTGTCACAAGAAGCTGATAACCAtgcagggagaagaaaaagtgaaaaagcaattATAGTATCATTTTGTGACCATTAAAACTatgaaaacttaaagaaaacaCATGATCTTCACTTTGGGTTCTGTCATTTTACAATATTCtttttgcagtattttaaaaattaaacttaaaaattaacttaatgaGTGTACAAAGCGGTTAAGGTTTCCTGTCCTCCCTCTCACCTCCTGGGGAAATTactggcaagtcacttaatttccCTTAGCTTTCCTTTACTCACCCTTAAAATGCAACCTATGTGGGGGGAGTTGGGGCAGGGAAGTGAATCTGATGGGTGGAAGCTTTTTTTGGAGGGGGTAGGGTGatgacaatgttttaaaattgagaatGGTAATGGTTGCACCACtctgaatttacttttaaaaaatcacctgtATTTATACTATACACTTGAGATAAGTGAagtgtatggtatatgaattatatctcaataaagctattttattttttttaaataaagatcagCCTTGTAATCAATTGTAGATGTTTTCAGAGGCCCCCCAGGGCTTACTTACCGCGTCCCAAACCACGGCGGCGACTCCCAGCTGCTTCCAGTCCTGTTGGATCTGGATGGTGTGGTTTGCAAAGTTGAAGGTGGCAAGAGGCTTGTGGAATCGCTGCAACCCCACTACCGCAGTCTCGTCATAGGGCACCAGGGCCATTTCGACTGCGCTAGCTCTCTGTTCCCTTAAACCTGTTGGGCAAAAGATGCCTGCGTGACGCTCTGGCCAGAAAATGCATTAACGATTAGGTGGCCCCAAATGCTTTTCAAGTTCATTTAACAAGTTCaaaagaaggggtgggggaaaaCTCTTGTCTAATTCCTTTTCCATGGCTCTTCCTCCGAGTTTTCTGAGAAGTGAAATTTGGCTCTGAATTCGTACTAAAGGGTGTCTTTGGGCAAAAGCACCCAGAACGGTACACACTTCGCTGTTAGAACTCCGAGAATTCAGAGCCGCGTTAAGGGTGAGCAAGGCGGCGCTGCCAGCCCTGGGCCCGGCGGAAAGCAGAGCTTTCTAAACCGCCCAGGCCTGCAGCTGGGACGCGCTGCAGTCCGCAGGGTACTTTTTGTTTGGGTCTTGC encodes the following:
- the METTL21A gene encoding protein N-lysine methyltransferase METTL21A isoform X1; amino-acid sequence: MALVPYDETAVVGLQRFHKPLATFNFANHTIQIQQDWKQLGVAAVVWDAAVVLCTYLEMGAVELRGRSAVELGAGTGLVGIVAALLATALGHWQGLCCCTAVCSPRVGLIASPCVLGAHVTITDRKVALEFLKSNVQANLPLHIQPKAVVKELTWGQNMGSFSPGEFDLILGADIIYLEETFTDLLQTLEHLCSNRSVVLLACRIRYERDNNFLAMLERQFTVSKVHYDPEKDVHIYKAQKGNQREGL
- the METTL21A gene encoding protein N-lysine methyltransferase METTL21A isoform X4, yielding MALVPYDETAVVGLQRFHKPLATFNFANHTIQIQQDWKQLGVAAVVWDAAVVLCTYLEMGAVELRGRSAVELGAGTGLVGIVAALLGTTSANSRYVTEANQRFTLPAGHAERATGHCSKVLM
- the METTL21A gene encoding protein N-lysine methyltransferase METTL21A isoform X3, giving the protein MALVPYDETAVVGLQRFHKPLATFNFANHTIQIQQDWKQLGVAAVVWDAAVVLCTYLEMGAVELRGRSAVELGAGTGLVGIVAALLATALGHWQGLCCCTAVCSPRVGLIASPCVLGTTSANSRYVTEANQRFTLPAGHAERATGHCSKVLM
- the METTL21A gene encoding protein N-lysine methyltransferase METTL21A isoform X2 translates to MALVPYDETAVVGLQRFHKPLATFNFANHTIQIQQDWKQLGVAAVVWDAAVVLCTYLEMGAVELRGRSAVELGAGTGLVGIVAALLGAHVTITDRKVALEFLKSNVQANLPLHIQPKAVVKELTWGQNMGSFSPGEFDLILGADIIYLEETFTDLLQTLEHLCSNRSVVLLACRIRYERDNNFLAMLERQFTVSKVHYDPEKDVHIYKAQKGNQREGL
- the METTL21A gene encoding protein N-lysine methyltransferase METTL21A isoform X8 — its product is MALVPYDETAVVGLQRFHKPLATFNFANHTIQIQQDWKQLGVAAVVWDAAVVLCTYLEMGAVELRGRSAVELGAGTGLVGIVAALLG
- the METTL21A gene encoding protein N-lysine methyltransferase METTL21A isoform X7, which translates into the protein MALVPYDETAVVGLQRFHKPLATFNFANHTIQIQQDWKQLGVAAVVWDAAVVLCTYLEMGAVELRGRSAVELGAGTGLVGIVAALLGIIT
- the METTL21A gene encoding protein N-lysine methyltransferase METTL21A isoform X6 — translated: MALVPYDETAVVGLQRFHKPLATFNFANHTIQIQQDWKQLGVAAVVWDAAVVLCTYLEMGAVELRGRSAVELGAGTGLVGIVAALLGERYGYKQQL
- the METTL21A gene encoding protein N-lysine methyltransferase METTL21A isoform X5, which codes for MALVPYDETAVVGLQRFHKPLATFNFANHTIQIQQDWKQLGVAAVVWDAAVVLCTYLEMGAVELRGRSAVELGAGTGLVGIVAALLGECDTFIHSFVSGTHREVLM